The window CAAGAGACCATGTCAGATTTTGATTTATTATCATACAATCATGTGACCGAAATATGCTTCTGACTAATGATTTGTTGTAGTGACCATGAAGGTGGAAACGTCAATGCTCACACTGGTCATCTTGTAAGCATTTGATCCTTTTCCGATACATATAGTCAGTGGCCCTTAAGGGTTGTAAAGATGCACCGTTGAAAAGGGATTAAAACAAAGCATAGtttatgactatatatatacacatatcttTCCCTTTCCCTTTCTGTTATTTCAGCTAATTTAATTGGTTAGCTTTCATGctcttttaaccttttttatgAATATTTAGGTTGCAAGTGCCCTCTCGGATCCATACCTATCATTTTCTGCAGCATTGAATGGTTTGGCTGGACCTCTCCATGGTCTGGCTAATCAGGCATATCTTTGCCGGTAgtgttttcttatttatatcCCTCAGCATTGTCTCTTCCATTATCATCAGAAACTATAGAAAGGGCTTTATTGTATATGCTTATGTGAGGCTAATGACTAAGACAACCCATAATATGATCTTGTATCTCGTCTTCGCTACACACCAAGTAGTTGCCAGTGGTAGTTTTTTGTTCCTTCTTCACTTGCTCATATGTATGTTATTTAGTACTGGAAGTATTGCTATGGATGAAGTCTGTGGTAATGAATGTAGGGAGAACATAACTAAGGACCAACCAGAAGGCTATGTCTGAAAACCGTGAAGAATGGCTGTCATACAATATGAAACCTGCGTAGGCTGAAGGTCTAAACCTGCTTATTGCAGTTAGTTTAGGACCTCAAGCTTTTAGAGTACAGGGATGTTCAAGACCTTGGTACCTAAACTTGGTTTAAAGATTTGTTTTAGTTTTCTCATTGTATCTTTAATTGTTCTACCTCTCATTATGATATGCAGGTTGTTCCTGGATTCGGGCATGGTGTTCTGCGAAAAAGTGCCAATGAGAATTTGATTTGAAACACTTGCCTGATGATCCTCTGTTCCAGCTAGTTAGCGCCTAATAGTAGATATGGGAACAGGTTTTCATTTTACATTCCAATGGATCTGAGATATACCTGACctcatcttttctttttctgttgATCGGATTTCTTTAGGTGTCAAAACTTTATGATGCGGTACCGCCAATACTAACAGAACTTGACAAGATAAACTGCTTTATATCGGGTTATCACATCGAATGCTCATCATTCATCAAATATGGCTAGAGCTTAGAATTCATGTAAAAAAATCAATCACCATACACTTCATACTTTGTTATATACACCATGGGCATCTCATAGTTACCACAACACTGGAAGAACACAGATCCTTGCAATTAAATGAACACAAGAAACCAAATTAAGTTACAAATCTAAGGACACCCATTAAATCTCGGATGCATAGTCGAACATGATATAAGGAGACTTATTTTCCCATTGTTCAATTGAATAAGTATAAAACTTTTAGCCAAATGAATTTATTACTTAAACCAAAGGCAAATAGAACATAAACCTGACACGTATTAGTATACTACTTGGACGACTGTTCTGCCACTTTATCATCAGCGTCAATCGATGCTGCAATACTTCGTCTTTGATCAGAAGTTGCAGTGATAACCGGCATCCATACATCAGCAGTATTACTCAACAGTGACTTCACTTGGGGATCAGAAGCCATGGCTGAAGATATCATCTCATCAACATTGTCAAGCTTTGCAGATAATCTATCCAACTCTGATGCTAGTTCAAGCTGATATATTCAACACAATTTTAAGTTACTTAAAAAATTGGTAAGAATGAGTATGAAGTTGAAACCGGAATTACCTCATCAGGAATCTGTGTAGACTTTGAAGGAACTTTGGTAACTTCTAACCCAAGAGCTTCGATTTTGGCACGTAACTCAACTTCTTCCTGATTTGTCAATGATTCCACCTATATAAGTTTAACACAAGCAACAACTTTTGTTAGGGATATGTGTGAGATGAGTCCACTGAATAGCAAGATTTGGGAACTCGACCATTTGGTGTCTTCAATGACTAACCAAGCTGAGCTTGGGGAAAGCGGCCTCAAGTTTGATATGTTGGCGACTTTAAATGATTCTATCCAATGCAATTTACTCTATTTAATAGCCATTTGACTTAGCTTGGTGAAAAAAGATTTGACTGTAATGTTAAAGAAAAGTCTAACTTTAGTCCTAAACAAGCTTTTTGTGAGCCAGGTCAAGTTAAGGGTCATGCCTAACTAAGGTATGAAAGCCCATATGCCATAGAAACCAAGTCGATCCAAGCTAAAGCTGAAGCTCAAGCTTTTGGCAATTCTTGCAAAAATGAGTTTTTAAGCTTGCAGAAGACCATAATGCCCTTCCGAAGGTGGCACTTTTCACCCATTTACCTAAAACTTGTGTTTAAACTCAGATACATTAAGCTTCAAACTTTTCCATAAACAAATCGAATTAATTGCATCACCACGTCGAGTGGGCGCGTGTTAAAAGTTTCTCTAAGTATTTTTCAAATGCTTACAATGATCCTTGGCATAAATTATCCACTACATTTTCAATGACCCTTAGCGTATATGAATATTACCGATCAAACGATGACATAAACTCCAAATATAACACATTAACTACCTAAGAGCATTAATCTAAGTTTCTAAGTACGCCAAATCGGTATTAAAACTAAACATTCAGAAGTCGTCCATTTCCTAGCTCGATCTCTTCGTTCCCCATTTAAAGTAATAGAGAGATCCTTAAAAATCAAACAGAAAACTAAAAACAACCGGAAAACTATAGATGTTTTTACTTACATTCTAACTACATatgattatgatttatgaacacTCTATCAATTTTATGATTTCAAACACCCACAACATCATATCTCCAAgcataaaatacaaataataatattccCTAACATcataaaatttatcaaaattctCAAAATCCAATAATTTAAGAATACCTGTTGTAGGAGATTAGATAGAAGGCCAAAGAATTCAGTGTCTGGAACTGATGACGACGTTGCTTTACGTTCTTCAcccattttttataattattatattttctttctttcttggcaATTGGATATTGCTTTTCTTCCCCCTCTTTGTGATTCAGATGAAGCTCCGTTTCCTTATtctatgtttttagttttttacatttatttttctattgCAAAATAGAAATAGACACCGAGCGGATTGAATTATTAAAGTCTGGTCTAGTGGCTTAAGTTTTGAAAACCAGATTATTTGGTTCAGTTACGACTTGATCAAagaaaaaactatgaaaaacCGGACCAGACCAGACCGTACTTCTTCATTTCACAACTTGAAGAAAAAATGACTTTATCAAAAGTCATAAAGCTTAAATATTCTCTGAAAATAAACACTTTTATGCTccaaattttttaaagtttcattATAACGAACAAACttatatttcaaatttataatctttttttttaaaatttatttcaaatttataattagttttacatttctagtataaacaaaaaaaactttttcaatatataagtgTTATATCTGTTATTAATATTTGGATAAAGTTTTTACCTAAAGTTGGAATACATTAAAACAAATAGTTTGACACGCTAGTAattcatttaatatttatatttttagttttaagtgtttgttatGGATCTTAACCCAAATCTTGACATTTATATACACAATTATACACAATTACATGTgattgacttgcatacatgtgatcatagcaatattcgtgtacatgtgatcaaaaatccaaatctccacataattgtataacgaatgataattcatgcctccacacaattataaacttcaaaattacacataagttattcagaaaacagtcaaaaaacaattttcatgtaaagaataatcatcggttgggcttgatttgaaaagttctcaaaggttttcgcaaaaaaaagggttctcaaaataattttaccctatatatatataaatcatacagatcattgttttttaattgCAATAATTTGTTAAGAAACTCAACCCAAAACATGATAGCATCATAAAACTAAGATCAAAACTTACATAGGATAGCATCACTGTACATACAAATAGAAGTCAATTGCCCATACCATAGCATCACTGCCCATACACAAATAATCCATGCTTGAGTTCAAAGTGATCCTTCACTATTTTATAGTTgtacaaaagaagaaaaatagtTGTTTTTCCAAGGCCATCCATACCAacgaaagaaaaggaaaagaaaatatagaaaaaaaattgaaaaaaagaaaagaaaaagaaaaggaaaataaatGAACAATTTTCTAAGTGAAATAAAGGAATGATATCTCCAACCTCCCAAAACTAACTCTTGATGATACCTTGAGCAATCAGTTTGAGTGACGGATGGCCGTCAAAGTTTTGTTCACCTAGCGCAGATTGAGCCAATAAACACATAGATACCTCCTTCTTCCGCATGGTGACAAGAAATTTAATTACTACCATGTGccccaacatcaacatcaaaagAACTTTTAAGAACCCATTTGTTGTGGTCTTCATTCCACATATTGTCTTAAATGACCAAGAACCTTTTCTTTGAAAGTTTTTCTATAAGGGCAACATGAAGCAGATCCAGGTTAGCAAGTTCTTTGTTATCACCTACAACTTGATAAATTTGCTTACTAATACTGAATACATCAAACTAGTCGAAACACAAACCCAGGTCTTGAGATCAAAGTGATCCTTTACTCTCATATCGTTATACAAAAGTCGGGAAAGAGTTGTTTTTCCGACGCCACCCATACCAACTATGGACACAATCCTGACCACGTTTTGATTACTATTGCTTGTCTCTTCATCCCCCAACAACTTCCCGATCAATGCAAGTTTATCTTCTTCCATACCCAAAACTTTGGACACATTAACAGATGATGTTTCCTGGGATTGTACATCTGTTTTATTTGAACTTTCAATTTTCACATTCATATTCAAAGATAGGTCCCTTGACTGCCCGAAAAGATCATGCAATCTTTGGGTAATATCCTCTAGGTTTTCGATAACTTTTTGACGATATATGATGCTACTAGGAGTGAAATTCAGAAAACAAGATAGGACGATTCTCATTAAGTACATCCTTTATGTCGTACGCCAGACGCTCGAGCTCAAGCACCCACAGGTAAACAGCTTTTTGTGTTACTTCCTTCTGGTCCGCATGAGCCAGCACAACTTGAATTAGGGATAACTTTCTCTCCCATATCTTCAGCTGAGTATCGATTCTTTCAATTCCAGAAAAATTCATCAAGGTAGCAGAGCATAACTTATCAACAACCGTATTCACAACAATGCTAACGACGGTTTCAACCATTTTTAGTAATGGTTACAGGATTGTTTGTCTGCTTAGGAATtgaaaatgaagatgaaaagCTAATTTGTGGTttctagtgtttttttttttgaagattaaaactttATTGGAGATTAAAAGCTAGGGAGAAGCTGGTAAACGATGTTGAAACTAGAAGTTAAATTCTCTCCGAACCAATTTGTATTTAGATCCACTTATGGAACAGAGCTTAATGGATGAGGTTGCTTTTGAAGAGTTAAAAAGGAGTTGTATTAGATCAGGAAGTTTATTAATGATTAAAGAGTAAAAACAATGATATCAGATGCTGTATGGAAGTGTAATTATATTGAAGAGTAAAAACAGTGATATAAGATATTGTACGGAAGTTGCACAAAGAAGGTGCcaaaccctttttctttttccttttttgagTCTGTATGTTCAACTTCTATTGATGATTAGTATATAATACCATGATGTGGAAAGTTTTCAGCTGTCAACTTTTGCTAATAATCACTCCCGCCTACTTTTAGTAGTCTCACTAATCAACCATCATTTCtaatttagataaaaaaaataaaaaatactaagGACGGTACCCGCATAATACGTCAATGTTTGTGGCGGGGACTGTATGGTAGTTAGGGATGACTATTGGTGGTAGGAGCGTTGTCGtatggtgtagataattgatgcaAAAGTAATAGATGTAAAAGTTCAATTGGGATATTTTAATGGATAAACACTGAttatgtaatataattattaaggaTCTTTTAGACATTTTTTAACATTGTGATTCTTTTTATACCGGAAGATTCATTTGGCATCAATAGTTATGTGCAAATCTTGTTTGGGAACTatagttaatttatttaatcatacATGTAGTTGTCTTacattatatattcatatagatAATAACAATGTTGTAAAAATCGGTCGATACACAATTTTCCCAAATCATTTTATGTATCAATGGGCTACCATGACAATCTTATCATAGTCGAACTAAAATCGGTCAATAGGTCAATATCACATGCTCGGGTCAATTTCGATCAAACTCGACGTATCGATCAATTTTGGCACAAATATAGTTTATGGATTCACTTAAAAAGAGCTGGAAATTTTTGACACGAACCTGTTAGCACGACATGACACGACCTGGTTTTTTCGTGTTTGGCCTTAACGTGTCCGGACATGTTAAGACACAAATAGTTATCGTGTCTTAATAGGttcggacctgttaagacacgataagacaagtagtatatatatggacatgttaaagatctgttaaagacacgttaaagacCTGTTAAAGACACGATAAGATATGTTAtcaggtcccttatcgtgtaactttTAATAGGTCtcttaacaggtcccttatcgtATAACCTATTAAAAATCATGTCGTGTTCATGTTTGGAAAAACTGACACGATTTAgctatcgtgtcgtgttcgtgtcttatcgtgtcgtgtCGACACGATATGCCGGCTCTAGCAATTGTATTCAAAGCCCACATAtcactttttatatattcaGCTATTGAGTTATTGACATTTGACAGATCAAGTAAAAGAACCCATTATTTTGGGCTGCCCAATAATCCGTATATTGAATGATgggctatttttttttaagctttggAACTAGGGTTACATTACATGGTTCGCTATATAACCACGCCACACATGTTCCTTccgtcttcacatccatttttCCTTGATTCTGCAAATCCCATcgatccctttttttttttcaattttattcagacatatttatatttattacatttCTAATATTCAATTTGTATTTCTACTTCTATATTTATTCTGTACTTTTGTATTGTTTTATGATTACTAGTTTTGCAAAGAAGGCTATGATGACTAAAAAAACATACCATCAAACTCTGAAAGCTCATACAGCTTCTTTGATGagttttttaacattaatactGAGcctatgattattatttttattattattattattattattattattattattattattattattattaattttaaggcAACAATTTAGAGTCTCTGATGTGCTTTTCAATAGTGCAATCAGTGCTGTACGTTGCCAATAACAATATGTTACTGAGATTCTGGCATATGTTTGTTTAATCTTACTTATGCATTCAGATGTTTCTAcatttttgaacttaatttcaATTCAATCGAAactagtttttataattatgatttttttttatatcaacatGTTTGTTATATGGCATCAACATCTTTGTATTACTTTTTCAGGTTAAGTCACCTGAGTAACAATATACTTTTTCTCATTTAGATAGTTGATTattgaactggattattgatgtgtatcatttatatacttttcaactttttatatgGTTGAGCAACTGCTGACTTTGATGACCTGTTATTACAGGTTAATCtttatttacatggttgcctATTAAactggatgactaatgtacttttcctcatttacatggttgttCATTGGACTGATATACATCAGCCCATTGAACTGATAGAAATAAAGgagattattatataattatattataatattatataatgtataaacatatattaagtatgtatgtttatatttttaataatatcataataatattattgtacTAGCAATATAAATTAGTATATAATCTTTAACCTTGGAAGCTTTAACAACCCACCAATCAACTCAATCTGTTATGACCTGTACTTTAGGatttcactt is drawn from Erigeron canadensis isolate Cc75 chromosome 9, C_canadensis_v1, whole genome shotgun sequence and contains these coding sequences:
- the LOC122582573 gene encoding uncharacterized protein LOC122582573: MGEERKATSSSVPDTEFFGLLSNLLQQVESLTNQEEVELRAKIEALGLEVTKVPSKSTQIPDELELASELDRLSAKLDNVDEMISSAMASDPQVKSLLSNTADVWMPVITATSDQRRSIAASIDADDKVAEQSSK